From a region of the Synechococcus sp. RS9916 genome:
- a CDS encoding DUF4278 domain-containing protein — protein sequence MNSLEITRTQMRKQAALQDAQRLMAKAYRGVEYIDAHHTALKPQKRTELVYRGIRYSI from the coding sequence ATGAACAGCCTCGAAATCACCCGCACCCAAATGCGCAAGCAGGCCGCCTTGCAGGATGCTCAGCGCCTGATGGCCAAGGCCTATCGCGGCGTGGAATACATCGATGCCCATCACACTGCCCTGAAACCACAAAAGCGGACCGAACTCGTTTACCGGGGCATCCGCTACAGCATCTGA